From the genome of Zonotrichia albicollis isolate bZonAlb1 chromosome 20, bZonAlb1.hap1, whole genome shotgun sequence, one region includes:
- the SFPQ gene encoding splicing factor, proline- and glutamine-rich yields the protein MSRDRFRSRGGGGGGFHRRGGGGGRGGPNHDFRSPPPGMGMGQNRGPMAGGPQGPGGPPGGGPKPEPPKPPTSTSAPPSSSSSASATTAGPTGSQAGAPPSSALPAGQQPQQQPPVSAPSASPAGAQPQSKPSPSPTPAGGPKKGQGQSPGGGPKGPGGPQQGPHKGGPGHRGGPGGEPRGRGQQHQGQQSLGSQQGSGDRSEKLSDEGFKANLSLLRRPGEKTYTQRCRLFVGNLPADITDEDFKRLFAKYGEPGEVFINKGKGFGFIKLESRALAEIAKAELDDTPMRGRQLRVRFATHAAALSVRNLSPYVSNELLEEAFSQFGPVERAVVIVDDRGRSTGKGIVEFASKPAARKAFERCTEGVFLLTTTPRPVIVEPLEQLDDEDGLPEKLAQKNPMYQKERETPPRFAQPGSFEFEYSQRWKSLDEMEKQQREQVAKNMKDAKDKLESEMEDAYHEHQANLLRQDLMRRQEELRRMEELHNQEMQKRKEIQLRQEEERRRREEEMMIRQREMEEQMRRQREENYSRMGYMDPRERDMRMGGAATMNMGDPYASAAQKFPPLGGGGGIGYEANPGVGQAAMSGSMMGSDMVKMKAE from the exons ATGTCGCGGGATCGGTTCCGTAGCCgtggcggcggtggcggcggcttTCACCGGCGTGGCGGCGGTGGAGGACGCGGCGGTCCCAACCACGATTTCCGCTCGCCGCCGCCCGGCATGGGCATGGGACAGAACCGCGGCCCGATGGCGGGCGGCCCGCAAGGCCCAGGAGGTCCGCCGGGAGGAGGCCCGAAGCCCGAACCGCCGAAGCCGCCCACGTCCACCTCTGCTCCGCCTTCTTCATCCTCCTCAGCCTCCGCCACCACGGCGGGACCCACCGGCAGCCAAGCGGGAGCGCCTCCATCCTCTGCGCTTCCCGcggggcagcagccacagcagcagccgccaGTTTCGGCTCCTTCCGCGTCTCCTGCCGGCGCACAGCCACAAtccaagcccagccccagccccacaccgGCCGGCGGCCCTAAGAAAGGACAAGGACAGTCTCCCGGCGGCGGCCCCAAGGGGCCGGGCGGCCCGCAGCAGGGGCCGCACAAGGGCGGCCCGGGGCACcgcggcgggccgggcggggagccgcggggccgcgggcagcagcaccagggccagcagagcctcgggtcacagcagggctcgGGAGATAGGAGCGAGAAGCTGTCGGACGAG GGCTTTAAAGCGAATCTCTCTCTGCTGAGGCGGCCCGGGGAGAAGACTTACACGCAGCGCTGCCGGTTGTTTGTTGGGAATTTGCCCGCTGATATAACAGATGAAGACTTTAAAAGACTGTTTGCCAAATACGGGGAGCCGGGAGAGGTTTTTATCAACAAGGGCAAAGGCTTTGGATTCATTAAATTG GAATCTCGAGCTCTTGCAGAAATCGCAAAGGCAGAGTTGGACGATACCCCCATGAGGGGCCGGCAGCTCCGCGTTCGCTTTGCCACTCACGCCGCTGCCCTGTCGGTTCGGAACCTCTCGCCCTACGTGTCCAACGAGTTGCTCGAGGAAGCTTTTTCCCAGTTCGGTCCGGTGGAAAGAGCTGTTGTGATTGTAGATGATCGAGGTAGATCAACAGGAAAAGGCATTGTTGAGTTTGCATCAAAGCCAGCTGCAAGGAAAGCATTTGAACGGTGTACTGAGGGCGTGTTTTTGTTGACGAC CACTCCCAGGCCAGTTATTGTGGAACCCTTGGAACAGCTGGATGATGAAGATGGTCTTCCAGAAAAGCTTGCTCAGAAGAATCCGATGTATCAAAA GGAAAGAGAGACTCCTCCCCGTTTTGCTCAGCCTGGCAGTTTTGAATTTGAATATTCTCAAAGGTGGAAATCTTTAGAtgaaatggaaaagcagcagagagagcaAGTGGCAAAAAACATGAAAGATGCCAAGGACAAACTTGAAAGTGAGATGGAAGATGCTTATCATGAGCATCAGGCAAACCTCCTGCGTCAAG ACCTCATGAGGcgccaggaggagctgaggcGGATGGAAGAACTTCATAATCAGGAAATGCAGAAGCGCAAGGAAATTCAACTGAG gcaggaggaggagcgcCGCCGGCGGGAGGAGGAGATGATGATCCGTCAGCGGGAGATGGAAGAGCAGATGAGAAGACAGAGGGAAGAGAATTATAGTAGAATGGGTTACATGGATCCA AGGGAGCGAGACATGAGAATGGGTGGTGCTGCCACAATGAACATGGGAG ATCCTTATGCTTCAGCAGCCCAGAAATTTCCACCTCTGGGAGGTGGTGGCGGCATAGGTTATGAAGCTAATCCAGGAGTTGGCCAAGCAGCCATGAGTGGTTCTATGATGGGAAGTGACATG GTGAAGATGAAAGCTGAGTGA
- the TMEM35B gene encoding transmembrane protein 35B → MAAAFTALRVLLGVFFFLTGVLKVSDWPSADLHRHMASEFVRFAKVFPLKDLGFVPEPGRYLAAVGWVEVTAGLLLAFGPQLLQEISNFTLSVVMIGAIYTLLALQEPLAMCAPATLSLGLLLLLNIRGYPAAPRPKFE, encoded by the exons ATGGCGGCGGCCTTCACCGCCCTCCGTGTCCTGCTTGGggtcttcttcttcctcacGGGCGTCCTGAAGGTCTCGGACTGGCCCTCTGCCGACCTGCACCGGCACATG GCATCGGAGTTCGTGCGTTTTGCCAAGGTGTTTCCCCTGAAGGACCTGGGCTTTGTGCCGGAGCCGGGCAGGTACCTGGCGGCCGTGGGCTGGGTGGAGGTGACGGCCGGGCTGTTGCTGGCGTTTGggccccagctgctgcaggagatcaGCAACTTCACCCTCAGTGTCGTCATGATCG GTGCCATCTACACGCTGCTGGCGCTGCAGGAGCCGCTGGCCATGTGTGCCCCGGCCACCCTGTCCCTCggcctcctcctgctgctcaacATCCGCGGGTACCCAGCTGCCCCCCGGCCCAAGTTCGAGTGA